In a genomic window of Nostoc sp. UHCC 0870:
- a CDS encoding AAA-like domain-containing protein, translated as MYPNSQNPFVVGTPVAPEKFIGRRSLIQTAFDQINNRSHLAVWGGLGTGKTSLLAKIASPDTWRQNGQDPSSAVIVRFSCEAIEPYFTPTGFWTKTLSLIKDHLQTEPEIQEQINTLLEEDRASRDSLRQILGELGKKQKLLVLLIDDYDIALDQHQEYSDENMQKFLGECRNLAVHSEGKRNLSIIVTSKKRLNDLSPRLNPNQSPWYNHYLFRQIKPFDNTEIEELLKPFNKPITPELRQALGEIAGGHPTLLQNAGFSLYQELKNNNEPQKEEFIKEFEQNTQPFFDSLWQRCNNKEQNLLMLMALSKLRGHLHSKRRYDLKDVDLILTQNDRILTSLEEQGVIKRVVANGNNTSNFTSSLMEKWVLQEIWNSNEDSLKQRQKEFLNLMSHQQSENMKNAIVWIGKNKNDVMASLQFAGNIVQKIMQFLAI; from the coding sequence ATGTATCCCAACTCACAAAATCCTTTCGTCGTCGGAACTCCTGTTGCGCCTGAAAAATTTATAGGTAGAAGGTCACTCATCCAAACAGCCTTCGATCAAATTAATAATCGCAGTCACTTAGCAGTATGGGGTGGACTGGGAACAGGGAAAACCTCTTTGCTAGCAAAAATAGCTTCTCCTGACACTTGGAGACAGAATGGACAAGATCCATCTTCAGCAGTCATAGTTCGCTTTAGTTGTGAAGCAATAGAGCCTTATTTTACTCCCACTGGTTTCTGGACAAAAACACTTAGCTTAATTAAAGATCATCTGCAAACTGAGCCAGAAATACAGGAGCAGATTAACACTTTGTTAGAGGAAGATAGAGCATCCAGAGATAGCCTACGTCAAATATTAGGGGAACTGGGCAAAAAACAGAAGTTATTGGTATTGCTCATAGATGACTACGATATAGCTCTTGATCAACATCAGGAATACTCTGATGAAAATATGCAAAAGTTCTTGGGTGAATGTCGAAATTTGGCGGTTCATTCGGAAGGAAAGCGCAATCTCTCTATTATTGTCACTTCTAAAAAACGCCTAAATGACCTCAGTCCCCGTCTCAATCCCAATCAATCACCGTGGTATAACCATTATTTATTCCGACAAATAAAACCATTTGACAATACAGAAATTGAAGAACTACTCAAGCCATTTAATAAACCTATTACACCAGAATTACGGCAAGCATTAGGAGAAATTGCTGGGGGACATCCTACCCTCCTACAAAATGCTGGGTTTTCGTTATATCAAGAGTTGAAGAATAATAATGAGCCGCAAAAAGAAGAATTTATCAAGGAGTTTGAACAGAATACTCAACCATTTTTTGATAGTCTTTGGCAAAGATGTAATAACAAAGAACAAAATTTATTGATGCTGATGGCACTATCAAAATTAAGAGGTCATTTGCATTCAAAAAGACGATATGATTTAAAAGATGTTGACTTGATTTTGACTCAAAACGATAGGATTTTAACTTCCCTAGAGGAACAAGGTGTCATTAAACGTGTAGTCGCTAATGGCAACAACACTTCTAATTTTACTTCCTCATTAATGGAGAAATGGGTACTTCAAGAAATTTGGAATTCTAATGAAGATTCATTAAAACAAAGACAGAAGGAGTTTCTAAACCTCATGAGTCACCAGCAATCTGAAAATATGAAGAATGCTATTGTTTGGATAGGTAAAAATAAAAATGATGTCATGGCATCTCTGCAATTTGCTGGCAATATAGTTCAAAAAATAATGCAGTTTCTGGCAATTTAA
- a CDS encoding sodium-dependent bicarbonate transport family permease translates to MDVSLIVSNILNPPVLFFFLGMIAVFVKSDLEIPAPVPKLFSLYLLLAIGFKGGVELIKSGITQEVVLTLVAAILMACFVPVYSFFILKLRLDTYDAAAIAATYGSISAVTFITASAFLSELGINYDGYMVAALALMESPAIIVGLLLVNIFTADGKQDFSWKEVLQEAFLNSSVFLLVGSLLIGVLTGEHGWHVLEPFTQGLFYGVLTFFLLDMGIVAAKRIKDLQKTGFFLISFAILIPILNASIGLLIAKIIGMSQGDALLFAVLCASASYIAVPAAMRMTVPEANPSLYVSTALAVTFPFNIIVGIPLYFYAINLFWR, encoded by the coding sequence ATGGATGTTAGTTTAATTGTTTCCAACATCCTGAATCCGCCAGTCTTATTTTTCTTTCTGGGGATGATTGCTGTTTTTGTCAAGTCCGATTTAGAAATTCCAGCACCAGTACCCAAGCTTTTTTCGCTGTATTTGCTGCTGGCGATCGGTTTTAAAGGGGGAGTAGAACTAATCAAAAGTGGCATCACTCAGGAAGTAGTTTTAACGCTAGTTGCAGCGATTTTGATGGCTTGTTTTGTGCCAGTTTACTCCTTTTTTATTCTCAAGTTGAGGCTAGATACTTATGATGCGGCTGCGATCGCAGCAACCTATGGTTCTATTAGTGCTGTCACTTTCATTACTGCTAGTGCCTTCTTAAGTGAGCTAGGCATTAATTATGATGGCTACATGGTTGCAGCTCTAGCCCTCATGGAGTCTCCAGCGATTATTGTTGGTCTCCTGCTGGTAAATATATTTACCGCCGATGGGAAGCAGGATTTTTCTTGGAAGGAAGTTTTACAAGAGGCGTTTCTTAATAGTTCAGTTTTTCTCTTAGTCGGTAGTCTCCTGATTGGTGTCTTAACTGGAGAACATGGTTGGCACGTATTAGAACCCTTTACTCAAGGCTTGTTTTATGGTGTTCTCACCTTCTTTTTGCTCGACATGGGAATAGTCGCGGCTAAAAGAATTAAAGACTTGCAAAAAACTGGATTTTTTCTGATTTCATTTGCCATACTAATTCCAATACTCAATGCCAGCATTGGCTTGCTGATTGCGAAAATCATCGGGATGTCCCAAGGTGATGCACTCTTGTTTGCTGTGTTATGTGCTAGTGCCTCTTATATTGCCGTCCCAGCTGCCATGCGGATGACTGTTCCAGAAGCGAACCCTAGCCTGTACGTTTCTACCGCTCTGGCAGTAACATTCCCCTTCAATATTATTGTGGGAATTCCGTTATATTTCTACGCAATCAACCTGTTCTGGAGGTAA
- a CDS encoding YkvA family protein yields the protein MNFSIQSLYNWYRGLLRNPKYRWWVILGTIVYILSPIDIAPDFLPVIGQLDDVLVLTILVTEVSGLVIDGWKARKGETNTSTDSNPTDNTVDVDAVSIK from the coding sequence ATGAACTTCTCAATCCAATCTCTGTATAATTGGTATCGCGGTTTGCTACGTAACCCTAAATACCGTTGGTGGGTAATTTTAGGTACGATTGTTTATATTCTCAGCCCCATCGATATTGCACCGGATTTCTTGCCAGTTATTGGTCAACTGGATGATGTTTTGGTTTTGACTATACTAGTTACTGAGGTATCTGGGCTAGTGATTGACGGTTGGAAAGCTCGTAAGGGTGAAACGAATACTTCCACAGATTCTAACCCAACTGACAACACCGTTGATGTTGATGCTGTGTCTATTAAGTAA
- a CDS encoding DUF1995 family protein — MPELPNTLEDAIAQAREATKAALADGYSRIQVELLFPELKFMPVAEQFLPVFTEYESRLKIFFADAGAAGLARRDWADTPFKILDIGTGRVASIESKIQPEDEIFLFIAPTSIEVPQLEKICEIISDRPFVMLNPRLEDSGVVGIGYAARQTRKRFISTIESCYYLRPVDDETAVFRCYPGLWEIWVENSSTWSKIAELPNKPSGDEIDLIVAKGQPQTSTDSTAAPGKKPSVFKSLQRFIKALNS, encoded by the coding sequence ATGCCGGAATTGCCAAATACTTTAGAAGATGCGATCGCCCAAGCGCGTGAAGCTACCAAAGCCGCTTTAGCAGACGGTTATAGCCGCATCCAAGTAGAGTTACTGTTTCCAGAACTCAAGTTTATGCCCGTCGCAGAACAATTTTTACCTGTCTTTACAGAATATGAATCTCGCTTGAAAATCTTTTTTGCTGATGCTGGTGCGGCGGGTTTAGCCCGGCGTGATTGGGCAGATACTCCGTTTAAAATTTTGGATATTGGTACAGGTAGGGTTGCTTCCATCGAGTCCAAAATTCAGCCAGAGGATGAGATTTTCTTATTTATCGCCCCTACATCTATAGAAGTGCCGCAACTGGAAAAAATTTGTGAAATAATTAGCGATCGCCCCTTCGTGATGTTAAACCCCCGCCTAGAGGATTCCGGGGTTGTAGGGATTGGTTACGCCGCTAGACAAACCCGCAAACGTTTCATCAGCACCATTGAATCTTGCTATTACCTGCGTCCCGTAGATGATGAAACTGCTGTATTCCGTTGCTACCCTGGACTGTGGGAAATTTGGGTAGAAAATAGCAGCACATGGTCAAAAATTGCCGAATTACCAAACAAGCCATCCGGTGATGAAATAGATTTAATTGTCGCCAAAGGACAACCGCAAACATCTACAGATAGCACTGCTGCACCAGGGAAAAAGCCTAGTGTATTTAAGAGTTTACAACGGTTTATTAAAGCTTTGAATAGTTAG
- a CDS encoding P-II family nitrogen regulator, which produces MHIVKKIEIIANSFELGKILDSLDKSGVHGHIVIRNVEGKGLRGTTEDLDMTMLDNVYIIAFCTPELIKPAIENLRPLLNKFGGTCYVSDVMEIRSVKCVASL; this is translated from the coding sequence ATGCACATAGTCAAAAAAATAGAAATTATTGCCAACTCCTTTGAGCTAGGCAAAATTTTAGATAGTTTAGATAAGTCTGGTGTACATGGTCACATTGTAATTCGTAATGTTGAGGGGAAAGGATTACGAGGTACAACAGAGGATTTAGACATGACAATGCTTGATAACGTCTATATCATCGCCTTTTGTACCCCAGAGCTAATCAAGCCTGCGATCGAAAATCTTAGACCACTACTCAATAAATTTGGGGGTACTTGTTACGTCTCAGATGTGATGGAAATTCGCTCTGTTAAATGTGTGGCTTCGCTATAA